GGATTGATACCATCCGGACCGGACAGCCTCGGACCATGATAGACGTTTTCCCAGATCGACTGGTAATACAAGGGAGATTCAAATCCATCCAGCTTATTATAATAACCGTAGGAATGCGTACTCAAAGTCAGCATGCAACCGACAGGGTTGAGACTGATCATCGGAGCCAGCATCTCGATACGATCGAGATGTGAGACAAAGAAAAACCTGCTCCACGGTGGAGGACTGAATATGTTCTTAAACGGGTACGAGGCGACCACGTACTCGTAATCGACATAGTTTTTGACATTGAAATCGAACAGCCCGCCGACCTTGAAGCCGGTTGAAACGATATACTCGTATTTGCCATCATCAGCCTTACGACGCCCCAGCAGGTAGCGTTCGACATAGCCCTGCGACCCCATCAGGCGATCATCGGGCGAGAGGTCCCAGTTCAGGGTAATCGAACCACCGTTGTCATCGGGAGTATCCTTGGCGCGGACTTCGCCGACAGGTTGCAACTTAAAATTGTCCAGGAAACTGGTATTAAAGAGGGGTTCGGAATCGCTTTGCGCGAAAACCGCAACGTTTACAAGTAACAGCAGTCCTACCAGAATTGTTACAGCTTTAGGCATGCTTCCCCTGATTTAAATTCGTCTTCGGGTGATATCCCCTTACCGGTTGAGCAATAAAAGACATTATCACCCTGCGGTCAAGTTTAAAGTCTCAGCCTTCGATCAATTCGACATTGGCGCGCGGGATAATCGCCTTTTCGCCCTCGGTGAATTCCACCTCGAGCACTCGCGCTTTGGACTCGGACTCGAGTTTCTGCAACGCCGGCGGGAGGTCCGAGACCTTGCCGATCATACCGAAATAGGGCTGACGGATAACTCGAATCGGTGAACCGACTTCGAGACCGCTGATCACTTCTTCTCCGCTTTTGGCTTTATCATCCATCTTTTCATCGAGGGGAACGATCGCCTCGGGTCGAATAACACCGGCACGAATCTGAGTAGCGCCGTTGATGCAGGCCATCAGTCCCTCTTTGGATTTCAGCAGGTTGAATGTCCGATCCGCCATATTGATTTCACCGAAGCCCTCGGTAATCACCAGGGATACTCCCAGTTCCTCGGAACCGGTAATAGCCACGCCGATATCGTAGCCCAAAAACTCGCGCAGATCCTTATCCGAAATACCTCCGGCGATAATACCCTTGGCACCCATTTCTACAGCTTTTTTAATCGCGCCCGCAGTTGCCATGGAGCCACCCACAACGACACAATCCTTGCAGGACTCATCGATGTGACTGTCCTCCAGGACGGTCTTGTTGTTGGGAACCACAACCTTGATCGAGCCATGAGTTTCACCGCCGACCCCGAAAATGCCCTGGATAAAGCTACCGATAGTGGAAATAGCGCATCCTTCATTTTCGAAGGTTTCGACCACTTCACCGGAGATATAGGCCTTGACTTCGACCGGAATCGGATGACCGCGCAGAAGCACCTGTCCGGTTACCGATGAAATCGATTCGATCGAGCCGGAAATCTTGGCCTTGGCTTCGGTCTTAAAAAGCCCGAAGAAGGATTTGTTAAGAGCGATGACTTCATTTTTTTCAATTTTGTCGCCCTCTTTTTTGAGCATGCAGTCGCCCACATCCTCAGGAGGTACACCCAGAATATTTGCGACATTGATCGGCTCGACATTTCCGGGCAGGTCGGTACGCGCCACGACATCATCGGGCTGAACCTTGTCGCCGACTTTGACCACGACATCACCCTTGAGAGGCAGAATCCTCTTTTTGGTGATCATCATTTTATCGGTAACTTTCAATCCCGGCGTATATGAATGTGCCATTTCTGACTCCTTTATGTGCTAACAGGTAAAATTCTCTTTAAGCTTCGACTTTCCTGCGCAGGATATCGCCCGGATAAGCATCCAGCGCATCCATCCACTCGATCAGGTTGTCGACCCTTTTCTGTCTGTCTTCAGAAGGTGTGAAGGGCCGGCCCCGTCCATCCAAAATCAGGCCGGAGACACCGCCCGAAACAGTCGTTTCGAGTCGGTCGCCTTTACCCAGGCCGACATCAAAACCACGCTCCGGTTCCAACACCGCCTTGGCTTTAAACGGCAAGTTGGTATCAGAATCGAAACCGAGATCGAATTTGAGCATCTGTCCGGCCATTAATTGACCTTCCTCGACCTTGCCCTCGGGGAGTTCGAGGCGATACTTCATCAACGGCTTACCCTGCTTAACAGAGCCAACCGGGGCTATACATGTGCCCAGATGAATCAGGCAGTCCTTGGTGAAGACCTCGGTGGCGGCCTTGGCATGGACCTGCGAAAGCACACCGAGCTGAGGCATCATGAAGATCGAGTCGACCGCCAAACGCGTGATCCCTTCCGGCTGGAAAGCATCAATCATCATCAGAGCGGACTGTTGCCTGCGGGGCGCGTGCGAGAGCACACCACCCGACCCGATCAGCATATTGAGCGTCATCATGTTCACCAGGGTGGCTCCCGAGGACGACTGGTCAAACGCGTCGGCGATAGTACGCTGTTGCTGGACACCTTTGAGTACTGTGGCAAATTCTTTATGCTGTATGAAAGCCAGGCGCAACGCTTCTTTGGCGATCGCCTGCTCGAAAATCAACTCTTCCATGCTCTGCGGAATCGTGGTCGGCCGGATCATTTTGTTTTTAACGCGGTTTCTGAGATCGCGCTCGTCCATGTCAAACGGCACCCAGCGCATCACCATCGGCAAAGTGGCCTCGGCAAACACGTTGGAGATCGAATAGCTCATCCCCAGATTGGCCGACACGGTACGGTTGAAGATTCCCTGGAAGACCGAGAAAACATCGGTTGTGGCTCCGCCGATGTCGACACCCAGGACTTCGATATCTTCCAGGTCGGCAATAGTTTTCATGATCTGTCCGACAGCGCCGGGAGTCGGCATAATCGGAACATCGGTCCATTTCATCAGCTTGCGATAACCAGGTGCCTGGGCCATGACGTGTTCCATGAACAGATCGTGGATTTTTTCACGAGCGGGTAGAAGGTTCTCCTGCTCCAAAACCGGCCTGATATTGTCGACGATCTGAAGGTCGACTTTATCACCCAGAGTTTTCTTGACCGACTCCCGGGCATCCTTGTTGCCGGCATAGATGACCGGCAGGTTGTAACCGGAGCCCAGGCGAGGTCTCGGATCGGCACCGGAAACAAGCTCGGCGATTTCCACCACGTGAGTGATAGTGCCACCGTCGATACCGCCCGAGAGAAGAATCATATCGGGACGCAGTCTGCGGATACGCTCGATCTGCTCATGCGGGAGACGCTTATCGTTGGAAGCGATGACATCCATAACAATAGCGCCGGCCCCCAGCGCGGCACGTTCGGCCGACTCGGCAGTCATGGACCGAACCACACCCGCCACCATCATCTGCAGACCGCCGCCGGCTGATGAGGTCGAGACATAGATGTCGGTACCTTCCCTCTTGTCGCCCTGATCCTTGGTGGGTGAAATGATGCGATGGTTCTCATCCAGAAGCCTGCGTCCGGAAAGTTCCTCCACCTCGGCTACCGCATTGAGGACACCCATGGTGACATCCTCAAAAGGAGCTTCTACAGTAGTGGGGGCTTCGCCTCGGACTATCAGGCGATACTCGCCATCGTGCTTTTCAATCAGAATCGCTTTCGTCGTGGTTGACCCGCAATCGGTTGCCAAAATTACCTTAATGTCTTCCGGCTTTATCTCTTTCATACAAACCTCTGAAACAGTTTATTTTTTCCATCTCACGGGTATACCGACCCGAAATTAAACTTCTAAAATACAATTAGCGGGGTCGATTTGTCAAGTCATCCCGCCATTATTTTAACCCCAGCAGCAAAATCGAGAATCTGATCCGATAAATAGCATTTGACAAGCCCGCTGTTTATATACATTATTGAAGCTTCTGATAACGACTTTGGAAAGGAGCAACGATGGCTGACGAGAGAAGCAAAGTTGTGACAATGTTCGATAAACCGATGACTCTACTGGGGCCGGGGCTCACCGCGGGTGACAAAGCTCCTGATTACACACTCCTGGACAACAGCCTGCGTCCGGTCACCTTAGCCGACAGCGCCGGCAAGATCCGTCTCATCTCGGTTGTGCCCTCACTGGATACCGAGGTGTGCGATATTCAAACCAAAATGTTCGCCAGGGAAGTCAAAAAAACAAGCGAGGACATCCTCTTTTACACAGTCTCGATGGATCTCCCATTCGCCCAGAAACGCTGGGTGGAGGAGAATAAAATCAGCGATACAATCACTCTATCCGATTTCAACGATGCCAATTTCGGGCTGAACTACGGCTTGCTTCTTAAAGAGATCAGGCTTTTGACCCGGGCGGTCTTAATTATCGATTCCGAAAACAATCTGCCCTACTTCGAGATTGTACCTGAAATCCATCACGAGCCGAATTACGCCGACTCGCTCGAAGCGCTTCGTAACCTGAAATAACTCGTCATTTCTAATTATCGTGTGGCGAAAAAAAATAGGGCGCTGAGTTTTAACTTTGCGCCCATACTTCTTCTTGGTATTGCGTCTGACCCTGCCACAGATCAGACACCCGCGAGTAAACCACCCCAATGTAAGCCTCATATTGAAATTATATTAAAAAAAGGTTAATCGTCGAAATCCGGGGATTTAATTCCGATATAGAGAATAAAAGCACGGCCGAAAAGGGTAGCCGTGCTTATTCAGGTATCAAGACACCGGATCCGGGAGGATCCAGCCCGTTTAATTAAATTCAAAAGTGTAAGGTAAATATAAACGGCAGGTTACGGATATATTTTTTGATATGCTTTAAATTATACAAATTTCTTACAGGGTTTTAATAAATCTCTAAAAAAGTTGTCTATCATAAAAACAGGGCCTCATAACATATGAGGGTAAACAGATGAAAAAGATTATCTTATCCGTGTTCACAAGTTTTCTGGTAGTATTGTGGATCCTGGTAGTCTACGCCAGGTAACGAGTGCCTGAAACAGGCATTCCCAAGACGGTCATTTACCTTCCGTCCAATTTTTTTACATAGATCTCCCGCCGCGATACGGCGGGTATTTTTATTTGCAACCCGCCATCATAAAATAGATCGTTACATGCTTTAACTCACAAATGGAAAACGTAAAGGATGCTTACTGATCTGTCTGTTCACCGGGAGGTGGAGAATTGGGATCGCGGTAATGACTTTTCTGCATTTCCTGCATAGCTTCCATGAATTCCTCTCCGGTGATCAGGTTCTTTTTGATCAACAGCCTTACCAGCGCCTGGGAGGCGAGATTGTTCGACAGGGCCAGTTCCTCGAAACTGACTTCCTTGGTACTGCCGTCGGGAAGGTTTATCGTCATGGCCACTTTCTTCTTTTTTTCAAACATCGTCTGCGCTCCTTTTTAGAGCTTTGTTCATGCTTCCCGTGTGGAAACCGGCCAGGTCGAGGGCGACCCAGATGAATCCCAGTTCGCGGAAGCGTTCGTTTACTTTATTTCGAATATCAGGTTGCATAATTTTTTCGAGTTCCTCCGTCATCAACTCGATGCGGGCCAGTCTGTCGTGATGGCGCACCCGCAGTTGCCTGAAACCGAGCGAGTGCAGATAGGCCTCGGCTTCTTCCACCTGCCTCAGCTTTTCGACCGTAACCGGGGAGCCATAGGGGATACGCGAGGCCAGGCAGGCTGACTGCGGTTTGTCCCAGAACGGAAGCTCGAACTCTTTTGCCAGCCGGCGCAAATCAGATTTGGTCAGCCCGGCTTCAAAGAGTGGCGAACGGACCGAAAACTTCTCTGCCGCTTTTCGGCCGGGGCGAAAATCGCCGACATCATCGGCATTAAAACCATCGAAGACAACATCGACATTTTCAAAGACGGCCGCCTCGGTCAACCTGCGGTAGAGCTCCTGTTTGCAGAAAAAACAGCGCTCGCTCGAATTGGCGGCATAGCGCGGATCGATAATCTCGTTGGTACTGATAACCCGGTAATGATCCCCCAGACCGAGTGATTGAGCGAAGCTTCGCGAACGCTCCAACTCAGCCCGCGGGTAGCTGGGAGAATCGGCAGTGAAAGCATAGACATTTTCGGGTTCCAGACTCTCTACTGAAGCGAAAAGCAAAAAGGCGGAATCCAATCCGCCCGAGTACGCCACAAGCACTGAATCGAAACCGCTGATTATCTCTTTCAGCCTCGTATATTTTTCTGAAAGCTGTCTTGTCATTGGAGACGTATAATCTCTCCCTCGGTTAAAAAGTAAACCGGTACACGCACATTTTCGCGTTGCTGGTTAAAGTGGATTTCTCCCGCGGCACCGTCGAAAAGACCTTTTTCATTCAGGCAACGGGATATCTCTTCGGAGGTATAGCTTCCGCTTTCGACGCATTCCAGTACCAGGCTGACAGCATCGTAAGTGACTGCCGCCACCCTGTCCGGGGGTTCGTCAAACTCCTTCTGGTAGAGATAAGTGAATTTCAACCAGCTGGTGTCCTCGGGCAGATACTGCGATTTGGAGACAAAAAAGACCGGATTATCCTCGCTCTCCCTCATCGCTACAACCTCATCTTCACCGTAGGAGTCTGAACCGAGAACGAGCGTATTTATCTTGTAGAAACGTAACTGCGGAAGCATAAGTTTCAACTCGGAAGCGTAACAGGGTAAAAACAAAGCCGGGATCTGGACCGGAATTTCCTCCACCTCGAGCGTATCGCCCTCATCGTTCAAGAATATCTCCGCCACGAAAGTATCCGGCAACACGGTTTCCTTCAGATCCAGCAAGAACCTCCGGA
This sequence is a window from Candidatus Zixiibacteriota bacterium. Protein-coding genes within it:
- a CDS encoding methylaspartate mutase, which codes for MKEIKPEDIKVILATDCGSTTTKAILIEKHDGEYRLIVRGEAPTTVEAPFEDVTMGVLNAVAEVEELSGRRLLDENHRIISPTKDQGDKREGTDIYVSTSSAGGGLQMMVAGVVRSMTAESAERAALGAGAIVMDVIASNDKRLPHEQIERIRRLRPDMILLSGGIDGGTITHVVEIAELVSGADPRPRLGSGYNLPVIYAGNKDARESVKKTLGDKVDLQIVDNIRPVLEQENLLPAREKIHDLFMEHVMAQAPGYRKLMKWTDVPIMPTPGAVGQIMKTIADLEDIEVLGVDIGGATTDVFSVFQGIFNRTVSANLGMSYSISNVFAEATLPMVMRWVPFDMDERDLRNRVKNKMIRPTTIPQSMEELIFEQAIAKEALRLAFIQHKEFATVLKGVQQQRTIADAFDQSSSGATLVNMMTLNMLIGSGGVLSHAPRRQQSALMMIDAFQPEGITRLAVDSIFMMPQLGVLSQVHAKAATEVFTKDCLIHLGTCIAPVGSVKQGKPLMKYRLELPEGKVEEGQLMAGQMLKFDLGFDSDTNLPFKAKAVLEPERGFDVGLGKGDRLETTVSGGVSGLILDGRGRPFTPSEDRQKRVDNLIEWMDALDAYPGDILRRKVEA
- a CDS encoding thiol peroxidase — encoded protein: MADERSKVVTMFDKPMTLLGPGLTAGDKAPDYTLLDNSLRPVTLADSAGKIRLISVVPSLDTEVCDIQTKMFAREVKKTSEDILFYTVSMDLPFAQKRWVEENKISDTITLSDFNDANFGLNYGLLLKEIRLLTRAVLIIDSENNLPYFEIVPEIHHEPNYADSLEALRNLK
- the larE gene encoding ATP-dependent sacrificial sulfur transferase LarE, translating into MTRQLSEKYTRLKEIISGFDSVLVAYSGGLDSAFLLFASVESLEPENVYAFTADSPSYPRAELERSRSFAQSLGLGDHYRVISTNEIIDPRYAANSSERCFFCKQELYRRLTEAAVFENVDVVFDGFNADDVGDFRPGRKAAEKFSVRSPLFEAGLTKSDLRRLAKEFELPFWDKPQSACLASRIPYGSPVTVEKLRQVEEAEAYLHSLGFRQLRVRHHDRLARIELMTEELEKIMQPDIRNKVNERFRELGFIWVALDLAGFHTGSMNKALKRSADDV